A single region of the Maniola jurtina chromosome 21, ilManJurt1.1, whole genome shotgun sequence genome encodes:
- the LOC123876189 gene encoding nuclear transcription factor Y subunit alpha isoform X1, producing the protein MEHTQIQTDGGQVMTINGQQLQVLQMNNSPHMIQGPNGQQIVIHAIPSTGPTIQIGTPQIQVVATPGGQQIQQLQVLPLSSLQGASSSIQPMQLVQTPDGQTYIYQPTASAPQPQIDQHQIIHQPGTLINLNGNLVQVAGVGSAVQPQQIVNQPNIVMMVNNSGATAAATSSEGATSSAAGSDEEPLLYVNARQYKRILKRRAARAKLHELGKIPKERPKYLHESRHRHAMNRIRGEGGRFNAGSRKNMERMEHMEHMENTESNSTQKLMEDIKPETVSITIIQEDVLGPDGEELQENSNTWRRLAPQPLAST; encoded by the exons ATGGAGCATACTCAAATCCAGACTGATGGTGGTCAGGTAATGACCATCAATGGGCAACAGCTGCAGGTTTTGCAGATGAACAACAGTCCACATATGATCCAAGGTCCTAATGGACAGCAAATTGTGATCCATGCTATACCATCCACTGGGCCTACTATACAG ATTGGAACACCACAAATCCAGGTC GTGGCGACACCTGGTGGTCAACAAATACAACAGTTACAAGTCCTGCCACTGTCCAGCCTTCAAG GAGCTAGCAGCAGCATTCAGCCTATGCAGCTGGTCCAAACgccggacggacagacatacatcTATCAACCCACTGCCAGCGCACCCCAGCCACAAATTGATCAACACCAAATTATTCATCAGCCTG GTACTCTCATAAACCTGAACGGCAACCTCGTGCAAGTGGCGGGAGTGGGCAGCGCGGTGCAGCCGCAGCAAATTGTTAACCAACCCAACATTGTTatg ATGGTGAACAATAGCGGTGCCACGGCCGCCGCCACGTCCTCAGAAGGCGCCACGTCCTCAGCCGCGGGCTCCGACGAGGAACCGCTGTTGTACGTCAACGCCAGGCAATACAAGAGGATCCTCAAGaggcgcgccgcccgcgccaaGTTGCACGAACTGGGGAAAATACCCAAAGAAAGGCCT aaATACCTACATGAGTCCAGGCATAGACACGCAATGAACAGGATCAGGGGTGAAGGCGGAAGGTTTAACGCTGGAAGTAGAAA aaaTATGGAGAGAATGGAACATATGGAACACATGGAAAACACTGAAAGCAATTCTACCCAAAAGTTGATGGAGGATATCAAACCAGAAACTGTTTCCATCACCATTATTCAG GAGGATGTTCTCGGTCCG GACGGGGAAGAGTTACAAGAGAACTCAAACACTTGGCGGAGACTCGCTCCCCAGCCGTTGGCGTCCACATAG
- the LOC123876189 gene encoding nuclear transcription factor Y subunit alpha isoform X4, producing the protein MEHTQIQTDGGQVMTINGQQLQVLQMNNSPHMIQGPNGQQIVIHAIPSTGPTIQVATPGGQQIQQLQVLPLSSLQGASSSIQPMQLVQTPDGQTYIYQPTASAPQPQIDQHQIIHQPGTLINLNGNLVQVAGVGSAVQPQQIVNQPNIVMMVNNSGATAAATSSEGATSSAAGSDEEPLLYVNARQYKRILKRRAARAKLHELGKIPKERPKYLHESRHRHAMNRIRGEGGRFNAGSRKNMERMEHMEHMENTESNSTQKLMEDIKPETVSITIIQEDVLGPDGEELQENSNTWRRLAPQPLAST; encoded by the exons ATGGAGCATACTCAAATCCAGACTGATGGTGGTCAGGTAATGACCATCAATGGGCAACAGCTGCAGGTTTTGCAGATGAACAACAGTCCACATATGATCCAAGGTCCTAATGGACAGCAAATTGTGATCCATGCTATACCATCCACTGGGCCTACTATACAG GTGGCGACACCTGGTGGTCAACAAATACAACAGTTACAAGTCCTGCCACTGTCCAGCCTTCAAG GAGCTAGCAGCAGCATTCAGCCTATGCAGCTGGTCCAAACgccggacggacagacatacatcTATCAACCCACTGCCAGCGCACCCCAGCCACAAATTGATCAACACCAAATTATTCATCAGCCTG GTACTCTCATAAACCTGAACGGCAACCTCGTGCAAGTGGCGGGAGTGGGCAGCGCGGTGCAGCCGCAGCAAATTGTTAACCAACCCAACATTGTTatg ATGGTGAACAATAGCGGTGCCACGGCCGCCGCCACGTCCTCAGAAGGCGCCACGTCCTCAGCCGCGGGCTCCGACGAGGAACCGCTGTTGTACGTCAACGCCAGGCAATACAAGAGGATCCTCAAGaggcgcgccgcccgcgccaaGTTGCACGAACTGGGGAAAATACCCAAAGAAAGGCCT aaATACCTACATGAGTCCAGGCATAGACACGCAATGAACAGGATCAGGGGTGAAGGCGGAAGGTTTAACGCTGGAAGTAGAAA aaaTATGGAGAGAATGGAACATATGGAACACATGGAAAACACTGAAAGCAATTCTACCCAAAAGTTGATGGAGGATATCAAACCAGAAACTGTTTCCATCACCATTATTCAG GAGGATGTTCTCGGTCCG GACGGGGAAGAGTTACAAGAGAACTCAAACACTTGGCGGAGACTCGCTCCCCAGCCGTTGGCGTCCACATAG
- the LOC123876189 gene encoding nuclear transcription factor Y subunit alpha isoform X3, whose product MEHTQIQTDGGQVMTINGQQLQVLQMNNSPHMIQGPNGQQIVIHAIPSTGPTIQIGTPQIQVVATPGGQQIQQLQVLPLSSLQGASSSIQPMQLVQTPDGQTYIYQPTASAPQPQIDQHQIIHQPGTLINLNGNLVQVAGVGSAVQPQQIVNQPNIVMMVNNSGATAAATSSEGATSSAAGSDEEPLLYVNARQYKRILKRRAARAKLHELGKIPKERPKYLHESRHRHAMNRIRGEGGRFNAGSRKNMERMEHMEHMENTESNSTQKLMEDIKPETVSITIIQDGEELQENSNTWRRLAPQPLAST is encoded by the exons ATGGAGCATACTCAAATCCAGACTGATGGTGGTCAGGTAATGACCATCAATGGGCAACAGCTGCAGGTTTTGCAGATGAACAACAGTCCACATATGATCCAAGGTCCTAATGGACAGCAAATTGTGATCCATGCTATACCATCCACTGGGCCTACTATACAG ATTGGAACACCACAAATCCAGGTC GTGGCGACACCTGGTGGTCAACAAATACAACAGTTACAAGTCCTGCCACTGTCCAGCCTTCAAG GAGCTAGCAGCAGCATTCAGCCTATGCAGCTGGTCCAAACgccggacggacagacatacatcTATCAACCCACTGCCAGCGCACCCCAGCCACAAATTGATCAACACCAAATTATTCATCAGCCTG GTACTCTCATAAACCTGAACGGCAACCTCGTGCAAGTGGCGGGAGTGGGCAGCGCGGTGCAGCCGCAGCAAATTGTTAACCAACCCAACATTGTTatg ATGGTGAACAATAGCGGTGCCACGGCCGCCGCCACGTCCTCAGAAGGCGCCACGTCCTCAGCCGCGGGCTCCGACGAGGAACCGCTGTTGTACGTCAACGCCAGGCAATACAAGAGGATCCTCAAGaggcgcgccgcccgcgccaaGTTGCACGAACTGGGGAAAATACCCAAAGAAAGGCCT aaATACCTACATGAGTCCAGGCATAGACACGCAATGAACAGGATCAGGGGTGAAGGCGGAAGGTTTAACGCTGGAAGTAGAAA aaaTATGGAGAGAATGGAACATATGGAACACATGGAAAACACTGAAAGCAATTCTACCCAAAAGTTGATGGAGGATATCAAACCAGAAACTGTTTCCATCACCATTATTCAG GACGGGGAAGAGTTACAAGAGAACTCAAACACTTGGCGGAGACTCGCTCCCCAGCCGTTGGCGTCCACATAG
- the LOC123876189 gene encoding nuclear transcription factor Y subunit alpha isoform X2, whose amino-acid sequence MEHTQIQTDGGQVMTINGQQLQVLQMNNSPHMIQGPNGQQIVIHAIPSTGPTIQIGTPQIQVATPGGQQIQQLQVLPLSSLQGASSSIQPMQLVQTPDGQTYIYQPTASAPQPQIDQHQIIHQPGTLINLNGNLVQVAGVGSAVQPQQIVNQPNIVMMVNNSGATAAATSSEGATSSAAGSDEEPLLYVNARQYKRILKRRAARAKLHELGKIPKERPKYLHESRHRHAMNRIRGEGGRFNAGSRKNMERMEHMEHMENTESNSTQKLMEDIKPETVSITIIQEDVLGPDGEELQENSNTWRRLAPQPLAST is encoded by the exons ATGGAGCATACTCAAATCCAGACTGATGGTGGTCAGGTAATGACCATCAATGGGCAACAGCTGCAGGTTTTGCAGATGAACAACAGTCCACATATGATCCAAGGTCCTAATGGACAGCAAATTGTGATCCATGCTATACCATCCACTGGGCCTACTATACAG ATTGGAACACCACAAATCCAG GTGGCGACACCTGGTGGTCAACAAATACAACAGTTACAAGTCCTGCCACTGTCCAGCCTTCAAG GAGCTAGCAGCAGCATTCAGCCTATGCAGCTGGTCCAAACgccggacggacagacatacatcTATCAACCCACTGCCAGCGCACCCCAGCCACAAATTGATCAACACCAAATTATTCATCAGCCTG GTACTCTCATAAACCTGAACGGCAACCTCGTGCAAGTGGCGGGAGTGGGCAGCGCGGTGCAGCCGCAGCAAATTGTTAACCAACCCAACATTGTTatg ATGGTGAACAATAGCGGTGCCACGGCCGCCGCCACGTCCTCAGAAGGCGCCACGTCCTCAGCCGCGGGCTCCGACGAGGAACCGCTGTTGTACGTCAACGCCAGGCAATACAAGAGGATCCTCAAGaggcgcgccgcccgcgccaaGTTGCACGAACTGGGGAAAATACCCAAAGAAAGGCCT aaATACCTACATGAGTCCAGGCATAGACACGCAATGAACAGGATCAGGGGTGAAGGCGGAAGGTTTAACGCTGGAAGTAGAAA aaaTATGGAGAGAATGGAACATATGGAACACATGGAAAACACTGAAAGCAATTCTACCCAAAAGTTGATGGAGGATATCAAACCAGAAACTGTTTCCATCACCATTATTCAG GAGGATGTTCTCGGTCCG GACGGGGAAGAGTTACAAGAGAACTCAAACACTTGGCGGAGACTCGCTCCCCAGCCGTTGGCGTCCACATAG
- the LOC123876189 gene encoding nuclear transcription factor Y subunit alpha isoform X5, giving the protein MEHTQIQTDGGQVMTINGQQLQVLQMNNSPHMIQGPNGQQIVIHAIPSTGPTIQVATPGGQQIQQLQVLPLSSLQGASSSIQPMQLVQTPDGQTYIYQPTASAPQPQIDQHQIIHQPGTLINLNGNLVQVAGVGSAVQPQQIVNQPNIVMMVNNSGATAAATSSEGATSSAAGSDEEPLLYVNARQYKRILKRRAARAKLHELGKIPKERPKYLHESRHRHAMNRIRGEGGRFNAGSRKNMERMEHMEHMENTESNSTQKLMEDIKPETVSITIIQDGEELQENSNTWRRLAPQPLAST; this is encoded by the exons ATGGAGCATACTCAAATCCAGACTGATGGTGGTCAGGTAATGACCATCAATGGGCAACAGCTGCAGGTTTTGCAGATGAACAACAGTCCACATATGATCCAAGGTCCTAATGGACAGCAAATTGTGATCCATGCTATACCATCCACTGGGCCTACTATACAG GTGGCGACACCTGGTGGTCAACAAATACAACAGTTACAAGTCCTGCCACTGTCCAGCCTTCAAG GAGCTAGCAGCAGCATTCAGCCTATGCAGCTGGTCCAAACgccggacggacagacatacatcTATCAACCCACTGCCAGCGCACCCCAGCCACAAATTGATCAACACCAAATTATTCATCAGCCTG GTACTCTCATAAACCTGAACGGCAACCTCGTGCAAGTGGCGGGAGTGGGCAGCGCGGTGCAGCCGCAGCAAATTGTTAACCAACCCAACATTGTTatg ATGGTGAACAATAGCGGTGCCACGGCCGCCGCCACGTCCTCAGAAGGCGCCACGTCCTCAGCCGCGGGCTCCGACGAGGAACCGCTGTTGTACGTCAACGCCAGGCAATACAAGAGGATCCTCAAGaggcgcgccgcccgcgccaaGTTGCACGAACTGGGGAAAATACCCAAAGAAAGGCCT aaATACCTACATGAGTCCAGGCATAGACACGCAATGAACAGGATCAGGGGTGAAGGCGGAAGGTTTAACGCTGGAAGTAGAAA aaaTATGGAGAGAATGGAACATATGGAACACATGGAAAACACTGAAAGCAATTCTACCCAAAAGTTGATGGAGGATATCAAACCAGAAACTGTTTCCATCACCATTATTCAG GACGGGGAAGAGTTACAAGAGAACTCAAACACTTGGCGGAGACTCGCTCCCCAGCCGTTGGCGTCCACATAG
- the LOC123876188 gene encoding uncharacterized protein LOC123876188 codes for MTSQPQTPPKRKCHRALNPSIRETNNNSKAPFNKQQSARNFAVWYKHMIDNDRQNLSLYLSDEVMLEWFGKTIKTRKKVSFFLNHDMQCTRHDFTTVESIDKIQTRHEQFHRKDDSILASPLHSPEIGIPRRSGKRRMDSGGHSPQWAEGCKPEDDDDDFIIKKRAKSHDIVAMHILQKYGTNTKDISDVNNDITHKGDGIITRKRKFMSITPPNLECGQGDCLPSTSGTSNSESSHDKLNAQLPKLAVECNGYIVFTRTRNNCSTDGMNWDRKCKIQVSYSEDPLNVGEYIIWGLRYSDESKCRRNLLAAFEEASKE; via the exons ATGACAAGCCAACCGCAAACACCTCCAAAAAGAAAATGCCATAGAGCCCTAAACCCTTCAATCAGGGAGACCAATAACAACTCAAAAGCACCATTTAATAAACAACAGTCTGCTAGAAACTTTGCTGTATGGTACAAGCATATGATTGACAATGACCGTCAGAATCTATCATTATATTTGTCAGATGAAGTTATGCTTGAGTGGTTTGGAAAAACCATTAAGACAAGAAAAAAAGTGTCTTTCTTCTTAAATCATGACATGCAATGTACAAGGCATGATTTTACAACTGTTGAAAGTATTGATAAGATTCAAACCAGACATGAGCAATTTCACAG AAAAGATGATTCTATTCTGGCCAGTCCTCTTCACTCCCCAGAAATTGGAATTCCAAGGCGATCTGGTAAAAGAAGAATGGATTCCGGCGGCCATAGTCCACAGTGGGCTGAAGGATGCAAAcctgaggatgatgatgatgacttcaTAATAAAAAAGAGGGCAAAATCTCACGATATTGTGGCCATGCACATTTTACAGAAGTATGGAACAAACACTAAAGACATCTCTGATGTAAATAACGATATAACTCACAAAGGTGATGGTATCATTACACGTAAACGTAAGTTTATGTCTATAACCCCACCGAATTTAGAATGCGGTCAGGGTGACTGTTTACCTTCTACAAGCGGTACTTCCAATTCAGAGTCATCACATGATAAATTGAATGCTCAACTTCCCAAGTTAGCCGTAGAATGTAATGGGTATATAGTATTTACTAGAACACGGAATAATTGTAGTACAGATGGAATGAATTGGGATCGAAAGTGTAAAATACAGGTCAGTTATTCTGAAGATCCTTTAAATGTGGGCGAGTATATTATTTGGGGTTTACGGTACAGCGATGAGAGTAAGTGTCGGAGAAATTTGTTGGCAGCTTTTGAGGAAGCGtcaaaagaataa